In a genomic window of Hyphomonas sp.:
- a CDS encoding efflux transporter outer membrane subunit produces the protein MTSAVLAGGIFLVSACASAPPAPDVAPVALGTAFSEGLQEVAFDTEWWTRFDDPQMESLIAKALAANKSLDVAQANIRLAGSLARSARLNRSYGTSSSAGANVGRSTGAGQDVEASATGNIGASWEMDLFGRIDAEIAAAEFSVQEARQLRRDVAVIVASDTALAYVTLRSAQARLHVARKNARTQLEGLDLLQSLFANGRATRLDLERADTQYRTTLASIPRLEASIQTSLNALAALTGQPATDPDEELARLVLETDDIPEHQGAILTGSVESLTRRRPDIRAAEAALGRQIALGEAARAELFPTIVWNADVFALFNPDNSVGDLSSLGFGIGPAIQWAGPDLRRVRANIDASDARTEAAIAQYEVTVLAALSEVESALTQYVSELRRRDDLESAATSARRSLELARLRFEEGVDDYLDVLDAQRTLLDAEDRLAESRQQTSEAAIAAYRALGGISEDADDIASEPN, from the coding sequence TTGACCTCCGCAGTTCTTGCAGGTGGCATCTTTCTGGTGTCCGCCTGCGCCTCCGCGCCTCCAGCGCCTGACGTTGCGCCGGTGGCGCTTGGAACGGCATTCTCGGAGGGGTTGCAGGAAGTTGCGTTTGATACTGAATGGTGGACCCGTTTTGACGACCCCCAGATGGAGTCTCTCATCGCGAAAGCGTTGGCCGCCAACAAATCGCTCGACGTTGCGCAGGCGAACATTCGCCTGGCCGGATCCCTTGCCCGCAGCGCGCGATTGAACCGGTCCTATGGCACATCCTCCAGCGCGGGGGCCAATGTCGGGCGTTCGACGGGTGCCGGACAGGATGTCGAGGCATCCGCGACGGGCAATATCGGTGCAAGCTGGGAAATGGACCTGTTCGGCAGGATTGATGCCGAAATCGCGGCTGCCGAATTCTCCGTGCAGGAAGCCCGCCAGCTCCGGCGCGATGTTGCGGTGATTGTCGCCAGCGACACTGCGCTGGCCTATGTCACTCTCCGCAGTGCCCAGGCTCGCCTGCATGTCGCGCGAAAGAATGCGCGGACCCAGCTGGAAGGGCTGGACCTGCTGCAATCACTGTTCGCAAATGGACGGGCAACCCGGCTCGATCTGGAACGGGCTGACACCCAGTACCGCACCACTCTGGCGTCCATTCCGCGACTTGAAGCGTCCATTCAAACATCCTTGAACGCATTGGCCGCCCTGACAGGGCAGCCGGCGACCGATCCCGATGAAGAGCTGGCCCGCCTGGTTCTGGAAACGGACGACATTCCCGAACATCAGGGCGCAATCCTCACGGGAAGTGTGGAAAGCCTGACGCGCCGCCGGCCCGATATCCGCGCGGCCGAAGCGGCGCTTGGTCGGCAGATTGCGTTGGGTGAGGCGGCGCGGGCCGAGCTTTTCCCGACCATAGTGTGGAACGCGGATGTATTTGCCCTCTTCAACCCGGACAACAGCGTCGGTGATCTCTCGAGCCTCGGATTCGGCATCGGCCCGGCGATTCAGTGGGCCGGCCCGGACCTGCGCCGGGTGCGCGCCAATATTGATGCGTCCGATGCCCGCACCGAGGCGGCCATCGCCCAGTATGAGGTGACGGTCCTTGCGGCGCTGAGTGAGGTTGAATCCGCCCTGACACAATATGTCAGTGAATTGCGGCGGCGCGACGACCTCGAAAGCGCGGCGACCTCTGCGAGGCGATCACTTGAACTTGCACGGCTTCGTTTCGAAGAAGGCGTCGACGACTATCTCGATGTTCTGGATGCGCAACGCACCCTGCTGGACGCGGAAGACCGGCTGGCCGAAAGCCGGCAACAGACATCCGAAGCAGCAATTGCTGCGTACCGAGCCCTGGGTGGAATTTCAGAAGACGCGGACGACATTGCGTCTGAACCGAACTA